A stretch of Methanosphaerula palustris E1-9c DNA encodes these proteins:
- a CDS encoding transposase, whose product MREWKNVTSIVAIDSSGFTPDSASTYYSARTGKTRHDYLKTTISVDTDHISLLAFHVTKSRRHDSQIAPIVLRASNRVKKIKVLCHG is encoded by the coding sequence ATGAGGGAATGGAAAAACGTCACGTCGATAGTTGCAATTGATTCATCCGGTTTCACGCCGGATTCTGCCAGTACCTATTACTCAGCCAGAACCGGGAAGACTCGTCATGACTATCTCAAAACGACAATCTCCGTAGATACGGATCATATCTCCCTGCTAGCATTTCACGTCACAAAGAGTCGACGCCACGATTCACAAATCGCACCTATCGTACTTCGTGCATCGAATCGAGTGAAAAAAATCAAGGTGTTATGTCATGGATAA
- a CDS encoding DUF1016 N-terminal domain-containing protein, with product MAGNLRHEFPEMKGFSARNLKYMHRLAEAWPDPSIVQQTVA from the coding sequence CTGGCCGGCAACCTTCGTCACGAGTTCCCGGAGATGAAGGGATTCTCGGCCCGGAACCTGAAATATATGCACCGACTCGCCGAAGCCTGGCCTGACCCCTCAATTGTGCAACAGACTGTTGCATAA
- a CDS encoding winged helix-turn-helix transcriptional regulator has product MQRSPPTGKCPIQISLSVIGGKWKPIILWFLRDGPVRFSEIQRKIPGITQMMLTKQLRELVADGMLERTAYPEVPPRVDYRITDDGRSVFPVLMALHEWGNEYQKRKNGSWSQKCADTFCEDVTE; this is encoded by the coding sequence ATGCAGAGATCTCCTCCAACAGGGAAGTGCCCGATCCAGATTTCGCTCTCCGTTATCGGCGGAAAGTGGAAGCCCATTATCCTCTGGTTCCTCAGGGACGGACCAGTACGGTTCTCTGAGATCCAGCGGAAAATTCCCGGGATCACCCAGATGATGCTGACGAAACAGCTCCGCGAGCTTGTGGCCGACGGGATGCTCGAGCGGACGGCCTATCCCGAGGTCCCGCCACGGGTCGATTACCGTATCACTGATGACGGTCGCTCAGTCTTTCCTGTTCTGATGGCGTTACACGAATGGGGGAACGAGTATCAGAAGAGGAAGAATGGAAGCTGGAGTCAGAAGTGTGCGGACACTTTTTGCGAGGACGTTACAGAGTAA
- a CDS encoding winged helix-turn-helix transcriptional regulator, which translates to MKDGPIDPLVCPISYTTSIVGGKWQWVILWLIYSEKIQRYGQLKKRLPTISDKVLSQQLRTLEHEGLIHRQEYPEIPPRVEYSLTEKGKSLHPILELMAAWGSQHIPRG; encoded by the coding sequence ATGAAAGACGGGCCTATCGATCCATTAGTCTGCCCCATATCATATACCACCTCTATTGTCGGAGGGAAATGGCAATGGGTGATACTCTGGCTGATATATTCCGAAAAAATACAACGATACGGACAGTTGAAGAAACGGCTGCCGACGATTTCGGATAAAGTATTAAGCCAGCAGTTACGCACCCTTGAACATGAGGGTTTAATCCATCGCCAAGAATATCCGGAAATACCGCCCAGAGTAGAATATTCCTTGACGGAAAAAGGGAAAAGCCTGCATCCTATCCTGGAACTTATGGCTGCATGGGGATCGCAGCATATACCCCGGGGTTGA
- a CDS encoding nuclear transport factor 2 family protein, protein MFVFTLTNLSSYSNPHKKFRYWKKVVSPMINNQSFVTNAAQHYLSLVKGASIDSWMDIWAEDAVVEFPYNQDKFRRRLEGKRAIYEYYKNVAPAFELRGEGPLVTYLSSDPRVGIFEISMTFLIRSTQKVYDQDYIGVVKVRDDGRIVFYREYCDPIRAQEAFRPDGGASS, encoded by the coding sequence ATGTTCGTCTTTACTTTAACTAATTTATCTTCCTATTCCAATCCACATAAAAAATTCAGGTACTGGAAAAAAGTGGTGTCTCCTATGATTAACAACCAATCTTTCGTGACAAATGCTGCACAACATTATCTCTCCCTTGTAAAAGGCGCGTCCATCGATTCCTGGATGGATATCTGGGCCGAAGATGCCGTCGTGGAATTCCCTTACAATCAGGATAAATTTCGCCGGCGGCTGGAAGGGAAGCGTGCCATTTACGAGTATTACAAAAATGTCGCACCGGCGTTTGAACTGCGTGGGGAAGGACCTCTGGTAACTTATCTGTCTTCCGATCCACGGGTCGGGATATTTGAGATCTCCATGACGTTTTTGATCAGGTCGACACAAAAAGTGTACGACCAGGATTATATCGGCGTGGTAAAGGTTCGTGACGACGGACGGATTGTTTTCTATCGCGAATACTGTGATCCGATTCGCGCACAGGAAGCCTTCCGACCGGACGGGGGTGCATCATCATGA
- a CDS encoding VOC family protein, producing the protein MERIVLSLMFRDNAEEAVKFYLSLFSPIFGNSKIEWITYYGEEELEALRAVPQMSEEIMPGPAASVKTVRFRLAGQEILAVNGGGFFGKFTESASLYVSCETQEQIDLLWTALSREGTEQPCGWVKDRFGVSWQIAPSVIGEIMEGPDQKKAQRVMLALYRMKKIDLEEILRAAAEPRPAGS; encoded by the coding sequence ATGGAGAGAATCGTTCTTTCCCTCATGTTCCGGGATAATGCAGAAGAGGCAGTGAAGTTCTATCTGTCCCTGTTTTCCCCGATATTCGGGAATTCGAAGATTGAATGGATCACGTACTACGGCGAAGAGGAACTCGAAGCCCTGCGTGCCGTTCCGCAAATGAGCGAAGAGATCATGCCCGGGCCGGCCGCGAGCGTAAAGACCGTCCGCTTCCGGCTCGCCGGGCAGGAAATTCTGGCGGTGAACGGGGGTGGGTTCTTCGGGAAATTCACCGAGAGCGCGTCACTGTACGTGAGCTGCGAGACCCAGGAACAGATCGACTTGCTCTGGACGGCGCTCTCCCGGGAGGGGACCGAACAACCCTGCGGCTGGGTGAAAGACCGATTCGGCGTTTCGTGGCAGATCGCGCCGTCCGTTATCGGGGAGATCATGGAAGGCCCCGACCAGAAGAAAGCCCAGCGGGTCATGCTGGCACTTTACCGCATGAAAAAAATCGACCTTGAGGAGATCCTGCGGGCAGCTGCCGAACCCCGGCCTGCCGGTTCGTGA
- a CDS encoding alpha/beta hydrolase, whose protein sequence is MARLTIEEIFVPGTTCRIPGILIRPAEPTGAAVIVHGYGGNKEEQLGLGFRVANAGLAACVIDLRGHGSHPLPLDAGMRDDTEEVIRYLRSFGKVVAIGHSVGGRLALLSSADYHIALSPPLRETFDEETRERLKLVRSYRVRPHDTAALFEVLRQLPIRDPVHYAGKNSLILYGERDMPEIIADCSALARAGGPVFCIPGAFHNDIYLAEEAMTTISDRIREWFPGKDTTTPDRS, encoded by the coding sequence ATGGCTAGACTCACCATCGAAGAGATTTTTGTCCCGGGTACGACGTGCCGGATCCCCGGGATCCTCATACGTCCCGCAGAGCCCACCGGAGCGGCAGTGATCGTGCACGGCTATGGGGGAAATAAAGAGGAGCAGTTGGGATTAGGGTTCCGGGTGGCAAACGCGGGTCTTGCCGCCTGTGTCATCGATCTCCGCGGTCATGGCAGCCATCCCCTGCCATTGGATGCAGGGATGAGGGACGATACGGAAGAGGTGATCCGATACCTTCGCTCCTTCGGGAAGGTCGTCGCAATCGGCCATTCCGTAGGTGGCCGCCTTGCACTTTTAAGCAGTGCCGATTACCATATTGCGCTCTCGCCACCTTTGCGCGAGACATTTGATGAGGAGACCCGGGAACGGCTCAAACTCGTGCGCAGCTACCGGGTGCGCCCTCATGATACTGCCGCCCTCTTTGAGGTCCTCAGGCAGCTTCCGATCCGGGACCCTGTACACTATGCGGGAAAAAACTCTCTCATACTGTATGGCGAACGGGATATGCCCGAGATCATCGCAGACTGCAGCGCCCTTGCCCGTGCCGGCGGGCCGGTTTTCTGTATTCCCGGCGCATTCCATAACGATATCTATCTCGCAGAAGAGGCAATGACAACAATCAGCGACCGGATCCGAGAATGGTTCCCCGGTAAAGATACAACAACTCCCGACAGGTCCTAA
- a CDS encoding DUF1428 domain-containing protein, translated as MKYVDGFVLVVPDEKLADYRKMAKTGEKLWKKYGALEYFECVGDDLASEWTKSTFPKMAKAKEGETVVFSFIVYKSKADRDKINAKVMQDPAMNDPAMKDKPMPFDMKRMAYGGFQVIVGE; from the coding sequence ATGAAATACGTTGACGGATTCGTACTCGTTGTACCGGATGAGAAGCTTGCTGATTACCGCAAGATGGCGAAGACCGGGGAGAAACTCTGGAAAAAGTATGGCGCCCTTGAATATTTCGAGTGCGTGGGCGATGACCTCGCGTCGGAGTGGACAAAGTCGACCTTCCCAAAGATGGCAAAGGCAAAAGAGGGTGAGACGGTAGTCTTCTCATTCATTGTCTATAAATCGAAGGCCGACCGTGACAAGATAAATGCAAAGGTCATGCAGGATCCGGCGATGAATGACCCGGCCATGAAGGACAAGCCAATGCCGTTCGACATGAAACGCATGGCATATGGCGGGTTTCAGGTCATCGTCGGGGAATAA
- a CDS encoding nitroreductase family protein translates to METPVLIDNDRCTGCGICSRVCIFSVLSQDNNGTVPRINPEQHGRCVRCGQCETFCPSSAISVKYPAAWPTPDQPAPGSVTPTQIRELVQGRRTERQFRRQPVPRETIESMLDIVRYAPSAVNLQPVHWQIIEKEESRRALTAGVVRWLDEASRNGWYRELDAWLPELIRQWNEGTDLITHGAPCIIIAHTPRTSPAFYTDAVIALSYLDIVAPVFGIGTCWAGLVRKACENSPEVQKLTGIPEDHMVQHAMLAGYPALQHHQIPRRQPARIGWT, encoded by the coding sequence ATGGAAACACCAGTACTGATCGATAACGATCGCTGCACGGGCTGCGGGATCTGCAGCCGCGTATGTATCTTCTCTGTTCTCTCTCAGGACAACAACGGCACCGTTCCCCGGATTAATCCGGAACAACATGGACGGTGCGTACGATGTGGCCAGTGTGAAACATTCTGCCCTTCATCAGCAATTTCGGTGAAGTACCCGGCTGCGTGGCCAACACCGGATCAGCCAGCTCCCGGGTCCGTAACCCCGACACAGATCCGGGAGCTCGTACAGGGTAGAAGAACCGAGCGGCAGTTCCGGCGCCAGCCAGTCCCCAGGGAGACGATCGAATCGATGCTTGATATCGTCAGGTATGCACCGAGTGCAGTCAACCTCCAGCCAGTACACTGGCAGATCATCGAAAAAGAGGAGTCACGGAGAGCGCTTACTGCCGGGGTGGTCCGGTGGCTTGATGAGGCTTCCCGGAACGGCTGGTATCGCGAACTGGATGCCTGGCTTCCCGAACTGATCCGGCAATGGAACGAGGGGACCGATCTGATCACCCACGGCGCCCCGTGCATCATCATAGCCCATACTCCCCGGACATCCCCTGCGTTTTACACGGACGCTGTGATTGCACTCAGTTATCTCGATATCGTCGCCCCGGTTTTTGGTATCGGCACCTGCTGGGCAGGGCTAGTTCGCAAGGCCTGCGAAAACTCACCCGAAGTTCAGAAACTCACCGGCATCCCGGAAGATCATATGGTACAGCATGCGATGCTGGCCGGCTATCCCGCCCTGCAGCACCACCAGATACCGCGACGGCAGCCGGCCCGGATCGGCTGGACATAA